One Thunnus albacares chromosome 12, fThuAlb1.1, whole genome shotgun sequence genomic region harbors:
- the LOC122993802 gene encoding uncharacterized protein LOC122993802: MGWLHFESGTYHQVRTRKGGGTRNLSVQKSVTMGELVETGKGLFFPNGHSSKGPMEDFEFDICDYSHNSVPHEVTVGQLYEQTKLRMLRIYATTKAKDIKLLSDESSDFEPTHKRPMKARTMKTRSLRNKTRRRHQVDHPESSSDLDLAPSGSMQKNHEKRGETISQSRSATPEMGNTEVLHPQPSDDVGSHTQQSTRRHGSEDDCLKPVPNQDADQLFKLQACSTHMWSSS, from the exons ATGGGATGGCTCCACTTTGAGAGCGGAACTTATCACCAGGTCAGAAcgagaaaaggaggaggaacaCGGAATCTGTCGGTCCAGAAATCAGTGACTATGGGTGAACTGGTGGAGACAGGCAAAGGCTTGTTTTTTCCAAATGGGCATTCATCCAAAGGACCAATGGAAGACTTCgagtttgacatttgtgattacAGTCACAATTCTGTGCCCCATGAAGTCACGGTGGGCCAGCTGTACGAACAGACTAAACTACGAATGCTGCGCATCTACGCAACAACCAAGGCTAAAGACATTAAACTCCTCTCAGATGAATCATCAGACTTCGAGCCAACACATAAGAGGCCAATGAAG GCTAGGACAATGAAGACACGATCCTTGAGGAACAAGACCAGGAGACGTCATCAAGTGGATCATCCAGAGAGCTCCTCTGATTTAGATCTAGCTCCCAGTGGCTCAATGCAGAAAAACCATGAAAAA AGAGGAGAGACAATCAGCCAATCAAGATCAGCAACTCCTGAGATGGGTAACACAGAGGTCCTGCATCCACAACCTTCTGATGATGTTGGCAGTCATACTCAGCAGTCAACAAGAAGGCATGGATCTGAAGATGACTGTTTAAAGCCTGTGCCAAATCAAGATGCAGACCAGTTGTTTAAGTTGCAGGCCTGTAGCACACACATGTGGAGCAGTTCTTGA